The window AGCACGTGTGTGACACATACTCGTGGCCTTAGCATTAGGCCACTTGCCGGTGCATTTAACAGGCAGCTCCCGTGTCCAGTCACAAACACCCGTGCTGTGCACGGCGGGGCCTCACTACGTGTGTGAGGCTGAACCGTGAAATCAACACTGACCGCTTGGCCTAGCAGCCCGCAATCTCATGGCTGAGCGCGGGGCCACGATCGCCACGCCCCTCTGACGGCCGTGGGCGGCCTGCTTCCGGCCGGAACGGCACAGCAGCGAGCACCCTTGTGCTCCTTGTGGGGTGTGAGCAGTTCACCCCGAAAGGGTCACGATCCCAGCATTTGGAAGAGTCCAGAGGATGGAGCTTCGGTCTGGGGAGTGGAGACCCGGCAGAGCTGTCCCTCAGGCAAGGTTGGCGGCTTTGGCCATGACACTGTTCCCGTTGCAACTGTGCCACAAAGCAAGCAGAGTGGGTCAAGTCAGAGGACTCCGGTCCCTGACCCGCcgaccaggccccaggccccggtGTCCGCAGCTCTCAGGCGCAGGAAACATGCCGAAATGCGCTGAGGCAGAAATCTAGGGAGATTCTGTAAGCGTGTTTTTCAGAAGCTATTGCAGTGGCAGAAAAATAGCACCAGTTAAAATCCCGCACGGCACCAGGACGCGGCCCGAGTCAGGGGCGCTTGCGCACAGCCCGCCTCCTCGTGGGCTTGGCCTGGCGCCTGTAGATCCTGTGCGGGTCACAGCTGAGCCTGTGGGTGGTCTTCTTGTGGCAGGCGATGTGCACCAACTTGAGGTTCTCGCAGGTGAAGAGCAGGCTGTAGAAGTACTCCCAGtccacctgcctgccggcctgcgcGCCGACCGCCTCCGCCAGCGCGGGGATCACCGTGCGCTTCTTCTCTATTCTGCAAGGGACGGGAGGGCGGTCACGCCCGCTGGCGCCCCCGAGGCACGGCCTGTCCACCACAGGCTCTGGCACCGCGGGCTCAGGCAGCTCAGGCGGAACAGCGCTTGGCCGCTTACAGGAGAAGGTGACTGGGAAATGACGATTTCAGAGGAAACCACACTCGGCCGCCTCCCAGGAGCAGCACCAGGGCGGGAGGCTCGGCGCTGTCGCGGGTTGAGCACTCAGGGATGTCCCTTCACTGACTGGACCCCGAGCCGCACTGAGCGTGGCCACAGCTGCGGGTCAGCTGCCTGGCAAGGCCTGATGATGGCaactttgcctgtgtccctggCTGGTGCCTATTTGTTTAAACACTGGGAAGCCCCCGACCCGTGGACTCACATGTGGTCCAGGTTCCAGGTGCTGAAGAGGACCCGGCTCTCCCGGCTGCCGTAGGGGTTGATGGAGTGTCTGGACGCACAGTCGGCCATGTCGAAAGGACCCTGCGCCGAGAGAGAGCAAGGTGAGCGCCACGGAGGGAACCGTTCCCTCTGGTCTCGGGTCAGGAGGCGCCAGCTCAGTCCCCGCCCAGCTCTGTCATCGGCACTTGAGGCCGGACCACACCTGACACCCCACAGACGTGAAGGCCAGGACGGTGGTGGGACGGAGTCCCCGCTGTCCTCCGAGGGGTGGCACCGGGGGAAGCTGTGCCCGGGGATCCCTCGGGTGGTGGGGAGGCTCCTGCAGGGTCTGCCTGTGCAGCTCAGAGTGCCGGCTCCGGCCGACGCCCCCGGCCGGGGACTCAGGCTTACCCAGCGCCCGAGACGTCACAGTGGCCACAGACCCTGACATCCCTGCGCTGTCACCGAGGAAGCTGCCCAGGGGGACACAACACTTGCTTCCCAGAGGCGCCTGATGTCCCTCCTCGGCCCAGCCCCCCCAAAGGAACGGTGTGCTCCCAGATGCTGGCGAGAGCTCTGCTCGGCAGCTGTGACAGCGGGGGGGCCCCGACCAGCAGGAGCGCCACCGGAACTTGTCAGATATGCAGGTTCTCAGGCCCGTGCGACTGGAGCAGGCGCTCTGGGTGGGCCCAGCAGCCTTTCAGCAGCTCGGGGTCCAAGGCCTGCTGGCCAGAGGCCCAGGGCGTTGTCCCGCCCACCTCCTTGGGAGGGCAGCTCAGCACTGGCCTGGTGGCCCTGGGGAAAGGACACCCACTCACCTGGCAGGAGAACCAGCCTTCGGGCGTGCAGAGCCGGCCGCCGGCCTTGGCGCCCCTGTCGAAGTAGCTGCCGTTGTACTGCGCGGCCCTGAGCTTCTGGGCCATGGCGGCCACGGCCCGCGCGTACTCCTCCCGAGCCTGTGCGCCCACCACGGACGTGTGCGAGCTCACCTGGAGGCGGCAAGGACGTGGCTGCTGGTGCGCGATGCCGAAGCCTGCAgtgggagcccagcccagcccacagccctcGGGGTTCAG is drawn from Myotis daubentonii chromosome 3, mMyoDau2.1, whole genome shotgun sequence and contains these coding sequences:
- the DFFB gene encoding DNA fragmentation factor subunit beta isoform X2, which encodes MSVPRKLKTFKLRALHSPQKFGIAGRSCQEVLQKGCLHFQVPVPGSRLCLWEDGTELTADGFWSVPDNAELVLLTKGQAWQGYVSDISRFLSVFHRPHVGVIQAARQLLSDEQAPLRQKLLADLLHTVSENIAAETRAEDPPWFEGELAHVRGGRTGSGGVRAGRGRHGPEAQGRAVQRQLLRQGRQGRRPALHARRLVLLPGSFRHGRLCVQTLHQPLRQPGEPGPLQHLEPGPHNREEAHGDPRAGGGGRRAGRQAGGLGVLLQPALHLREPQVGAHRLPQEDHPQAQL